The Triticum urartu cultivar G1812 chromosome 5, Tu2.1, whole genome shotgun sequence genome contains the following window.
cactagtgcggcgctgaccacctggttcgtcgccgccaggtatagcagcaacagctcctgtggcctaggcgcaactagtattagcgtggaggagaggtacttcttcaaatcttgcaatgctgcttcggcttctggcgtccactccattgggcccgcctttttcaggatcttgaaaaagggaagggcgcgctcggcagacttggaaatgaatctgcccatggcggcgacgcaaccagcaagccgacgcacatccttgattcgcttgggtgcttcaatctgctctatagctttgatcttgtccggattggcctctatcccacgctgtgacacaaagaaccctagaagcttgccggacgggacgccaaagacgcacttctcagggttcagcttgagattgatcttgcgcaggtttgcaaatgtttattgcaaatccggtatgagggttgccctgtgcttggttttgaccactatgtcatccatataagctttcatatttctatggagctggggttcaaaaccaatctggaccacccttgcaaacgtcgaaccagcactcttcagcccgaaaggcatccgtatgaaacaatacgtaccacatggggtgatgaatgatgttttctcttcatcttctcttgtcatgaagatctggtggtagccggagtaggcatcgaggaatgacaacagatcacacccagctgtggagtcaacaatctggtcgatgcgcggcaacaggaaggggtccttaggacaagccttattgatatctgtgtaatcaatacacagcctccacttcccattatCCTTACGCACTacgaccggattggccaaccacgttggatggagccctcctcttaccaaacccgctgcttccagtttccggatctcctctgtgatgaactcttgtcgttccaaagcttgctttctgaccttctgcttgacgggccgcgcatgaggacagacagcaaggtggtgctcaatcacctccctgggaacgccggggatgtcggaagcttgccatgcaaacacatcgacattcgcccgcaggaaggtgacgagcgcgtcttcctatttgtcgtcaagggtggagcttatggtgaaagcccctcccgtgccgtcctcattgacagaaaccttcttggttcccggcggtatGGCCCTAGGCTTCTTGTTTacgccggtggagctctctggcacgtcctcgacgggagcgctacactccggagaggtgcgcttgccggagtgggtgtccgaggtctcatcggtcttcttcttcttcttcccctcggggtcccagcggcaggagcaagtgccctagtggcggcagctgctgcaactgcttgctgGTATAGTTGGTCAGCGTAAATCAACGCATCTTTCTTATCGGAGGGGATGGTGCTGATCGTCAcgggtcctggcatcttcagggtgttgtaggcgtagtgtgatgccgccatgaacttggccagtgctgggcggccaaggatcccgttgtagggcaaggggatcttggcaacattaaacacgatcctctccgtcctgtagttcagatcgctTCCAAAAGTCATGGGCAGCGTGCcctttcccttaggttggcttcttcccgggttgaccccctaaaacgtgcccgtctcttcgaggtctccatcaggaatctgcagtttctcgatcacggaaggcgagatcaagttcagaccggccccgccatcgactagcatctttgtcaccttgaggttgcgtattgttggtgaaaccaacaatggcaagcacccgaccgcagtagtgcgatcagggtgatcctcagtgtcaaaaatgataggtgtgctggaccacttcagcggcctttgggcatcaaacgacggctctgtCGCTGTAATtctcgcgcccactgtttaagctggcggtgagaagtatgcagcgaggcgccgccatcgatgcacatggcctttgtagctttctgaaactcttggtcgccggattcgtcgtcctcttcgtgatcgtcgtcttctggctttttgtcacggccccgggcagGCCTCTCCTGTTGTTTATCCTTGCCGCGACGGCCCACCTGGtcgtcacgcttcttgccggaccccttagcaccgtcttggcccttctccttgtcccgcctctcatattcagccctctgcttctcagcgaggagctcaacctgtcggcagtcttggagagcatggcctttggtgcgatggatttTGCACTatcgcttgtcggagtttcctggcttctcggcaaccgccaaggcccggtaggcgacacatccggcaatttccttgccggggtcatctgccttggttttcttggtggagccggtgtcatcagatccctcgacggcaagcacggctttacctttgcgcttcctgttgtggcgccggcccttcttcgccggggcggcagtatcttcatctgaggagtcggtttccacgctggcgtcttcgccggggtacttccttccctcttcatcccgggcacatctgtcagcaagaacatagagttctgctacatctttcaccttgttcattgccagctcttcgcgcatcttgcggttacgcacgctctgatggaacgcgctgatgatggcggcagggtgaacatcagggatattgtactgtatccggctgaacctctgtatatacttgcggagactctcgcctcccttctggggaatgacgtgcaggtcgctCGCTTAGCCATaggcttggtggcctccagtaaaggcgcccacaaactcatggcataaatctgaccaggaggaaatagagtctaccggcaagtgcatcaaccatgacatggcgttAGGTTTAAGAGACaacggaaagtaattcgcaagcaccttatcgtcgcgggctccggtagcttgcatcgcaatggtgtagatgctgaggaactcggacgggtgggtcttgccgctgtacttttcgcccacgtcaggtttgaaggtgcggtgagtgggccactggaactgccgcagctcatgggtaaaagccggacagcctacctcgtaaggtaggcctccagggctctccggtgccgggtggttcacagcaggccctgcttgcctgtctgactggtggcgcgctccgcgccggcgctcgatagtggttcgagcgtcttcatgttctcgttcccgaaggacttggcgctggtcacagtgggtccgcgggtcggacgacgctatggagattTCATCGCCCGCAACGTCATGACGGGCTGGCGTCCGCGGTaccgggcgaggaggaggcgagtgcaccgtggtcgtggcgccgccggctttcctgccactggtgcgtgggactccgtcggagcgtcgacccgggggctccaccggactcggttcgtctttgttggccaccgcaacaaggcttcggatagtggctctccattcatcgagtttccccgtagtgggaggaaaatcgaggagTAACTGTGCGTGCGCCAGGGCTTCTGCTGGCgttggtggcagcgaaacctgcacggatcgcgacgcgcttcgacttctgaccatgtcagaaggagctctatcacgaccccgcagtcgcatgccatcttcaccagcgcctcggcgagcgggcaggtcttctacctcccgggagtggcgctcggggctcttcccgcggtgACGCCCGGGGTCTTCGGCGTGATTGCGACGTTCGTCGCGCGCCGCTTGAGAGGAGCGCGCCAtcggcgccggcgtgggagtcttggaggccctcgcatCACCTTCGGGCGGGGTGGTAGcgatcttggaaggccccgcgccacccgtggagggcctggctccgtctttggatttggcggcgtgcggcccgttaccaggcgcacggacatcgccgcctcccaaactccgacTGCTAggacggtgttggtgttcgcgaacggcgcctcgggtcctttctgcgatcggtccgctgctcgcccgcgttgggacgggatgtccggcttccaacgggccaaccgccaccgtcgtcttcttcttgggcgccatgacgatgaagaagcgtcgaactaactgctaaagccgattctcacaactgcgccccctacctggcgcgccaaagatgtcggtgggaacgacacctatgggatcacaagaatccctactacggttgcggggcgcggggtcgtgagaagagcggatcaaacaaatagcacacggttcgtttatccagattcgggccgcgaggatgcgtaaaaccctactcctgctttggtggattgtatatttgtgttcttgggctagctatggggcatgaggagctccaaaaagccgacccctcctcctggtcgcctcgggcctccttttataggaaaggggttgccatagtggcacataggaggtggaaagggtacagtgatgtgaggttatccctcgcattacatgacaaggcgcatttaatgcgtcttgcccaggtgtccttgctttatcggggacgggggagagccctgtctcgtccgtcgccgctccctctcgtgtcaacacacgccctggccagcggcgcccgcggtgccatgtaggcaggcaggtagctgaggtggcgcagtggtgggtctccacgaagatccgcatgccgccacgcaggtgcctgctcagctagttgggtcggcagctgcatgcgaacggcggtggaggtttgactggcgtgggcctgatggtggccctacgggtgttcttggcaagggcttTGCCGGGGCCCcaacaagggtcttgccgtggctccgactgtcatccccggcaaggctcttgccgggggccttgtggtcctccttggctgggatcccgccaaggatcatcatcttctaaagggtgtatatGATCTTGAACGTCTTCAccaagatctgcatgccaccacggggatgtctcccgaatccttgccccatgggggcagtggactcaagggtgactcagtccgtaggtgtggggcgagctgccacggcaagggtcttgccgggtttgctaaaaccgcctcccggcaaggatcttgccggggggagTCCTCTTCGtctcctttgctctttgtggtcttggtcttggcgtcgttctgcttctcctgagcttcggccttaccttgcctcacctcccttgccttgctcagtgtggtggtgcccgtagctcagactgcccgtgcacagttataggggtacaaaaagcgtacccctctttttgtacactgACACCATGTCTACTACGGGTAAGGAAGTTTTGGTGAAAGCGGTTGCCCAAGCAGTGCCAGTGTACTCAATGTCATGTTTCAAACTGCCTAGAGGTTTGTGTGAGTACCTAAACATGTTGATATGAAAATTCTGGTGGGGGAGTAAAGAAGGACATCACAAGCCACATTGGGTTTCTTGGAAAGCCATGACACAACCAAAAGGAATGGGTGGTCTCAGTTTTAAAGATTTTGAGCTGTTTAATCTGGCTATGCTTGCACGTCAGGCGTGGCGTTAGCTTTAGAATCCTGATTCTCTGGCGGCGCGTGTGCTCAAAGGTATATACTACCCAAACTCGTCCATACTACAAGccacgcggggggggggggggtcatccAAGCCAAGTATGGAGAGTCATCATCGAGGGGCGGGGTACTTTAAAACAAGGCCTTATAAAGAGGATTGGAAACAACCAGAGTACAAATATCTCGGGGGGAAATTGGATCCCTAGAGAAGAGATGATGAGACCATGTGGATGCATTCACCCCAATCCGCCAACCTTAGTATCCGACACAACAACGGCCACTTGGGATAGGCAGCTGGGATAGGCAGCTGCTTCAGACGGTTTTCTTGGCTTTTGATGCCAAGGTCATAGCAAATATCATGATCTGTACAATGAACATGTCAGATTTCTAGAGTTGGGCACATGAGAGGAATGGCAACTTTTCTGTTAAATCTGCATATCGCATGTTAGTATCTACTAGACAGCGAAGAGAGGCCTGGTTGGAGGGCCGTGCGGGACCATCAGGCATTAATTCAGAGGAAGGATCATGGAAAGCACTTTGGAAGATTCAAGTTCCTGCAAAAATACGTATGTTTCTATGGAGATTATCAAAACATTCCCTCCCCACGGAAGATGTTAGAGCACATAGACATATGTCAGATACAAGTTCGTGCGGATTATGCGGGGCGCCAGATTCGTGGAAACACTCTCTCTTAGAATGCACGGTCGCTCAATGTACTTGGGCGCTACTGGAGGAAGATCTTGGTTCCGATATAGCTACCACATCTGAACCGGGGGCAAAGAATTGGCTGTTTGCACTGATGGAGAAGCTACCACACGACAAGTTTGTGCTTACGGCGGTAACACTCTGGGCCATATGGACGAAAAGCTATCCATGAAGCGATTTTTCAAACCCCACATGCAACAAAAGACTTCATCAATCGCTTCATCAGGGATTTAGAGGTGGTGAAGGAGAAGAGAGCTAcgatccctactcatagggtaaCAAGCGTGCCGGCTGCACCTGCCAGACGACCTACTGCACTACCAACGAACTTCGTTAAGATACATGTGGACGCAGGGATCAGGGCACATAGAAGAGGGTCAGTTGCCGCTATTTGTTGAGACAGTCATGGCATCTATTTAGGCAGTGCGGCATTGATAATCGATGGGGTGTATGATCCCGCAACCATGGAGGCTATAGCCTGCCGAGAGGCTATTTCATTAGCACAAGACCTTCAAGTCCATAATCTTGTCATATCTTCAGATTTAAAACAGGTGGTCAATGACATTGTGAAGGGCAGTCAAGGGGTGTACGGAGCTATCATCAACGAAATTCAAGCCAGATCGAAGGCCTTTTCTTGTAATTTCATTTATGAAAGTCGAGTAATTAATTTAGAAGCTCATAAACTAGCTAAGTTTGCTCTTACTTTAGCTCAGGGGCGTCATGTGTGGCTTGGCCAGCCACATGACCCAGTTTGTATCCCACTCTTTGTGGAGTTTAATCAATAAAAGACTTTTACCCCCAAAAAAAATCTCTCCATTTGTCTTGCCTCCAAAAAAAAAAGATCTCCGTTTGTTGCCACTAAAAAAAAAATCTCCGTTTGTCTTTTTTAGAACAGTCTACTCGTCTGCCACGGAGTCCGAAATCAGCGCGGCGCTCGAGATTATCCGTGGCAACTGTGACACCGTCACGGTGTCAGTCATATGCTCGCATGATTCAGACTCCGGCTGGGCCGCGGGGACCTGCACAAACTCGGCTCTCTCCCAGGCTGCTGTTATAAGGCGCCCGCAACCCCGCGAGCCAGGTCACCAAACGCGAGCCTCCCGTCGCGTCCCAAACTCGATCGCACCGCACGCACGAGGGATCACGATCCAAGAAGAGGGCGCGATCGCAGCCGCGCCGGAGTCCAAAGCGCGTCCTGTTGGAGGAGCAGCAGCCATGGCGCACCACGCATCGGCGACTACGGCGCAGAAGCGGAAGTGTCCCGACGGGGAGACGGCCGGCATGTGCGCCGGCGGCTGCGGCTTCTTCGGCGCGGCCGCCACCGGCAACATGTGCTCCAAGTGCTACAAGGATCACCTTCTCGCCGCCTCGACCGCGCctccggagaagaaggccaagatgGCCGTCTCCGTCGCGTCAGCCGATGCTGCAGTCGAGGTCGAACCCTCCGTGGCGTCCGCGAAGCTGCCGGCGGTGAGGGCGAGCCGGTGCGCGGCGTGCCGCAAGAAGGTGGGGTTGCTGGGGTTCCTGTGCCGCTGCGAGGGCACCTTCTGCAGCGTCCACCGCTACTCGGACAAGCACGACTGCGGATTCGACTACAAGACCGCCGGTCAGGAGCGAATCGCCAAGCACAACCCGGTCGTGGTCGCGGACAAGATGACCGGAAGGATCTGAAGCCCACAAGACCGCCTGAATCGACCAGACGACGAAACCATTGAACATGTGACGTTCGTTGTCGCCAAACCTGTAATCAGTCTTGGAAATGAATTTGTAAGATTAGTTGATAGATTGAGTTCTTGTAAATTACAAGTCTGGGAAGTGAATTTGTTCGATCCGTTGATTGATTGAGTTCTTGTAAACTACATTATGCATCCTTTGTAGTAATATAATGATTAATGAAACTGGTGATCAAATGTTGTTGAGGTGCTCTTCTGAAAGGATGATACGTAGTATATCTTGCAGTGTGCGTTAATTTTGGAAAATGTGGTAGATAATATGCATCGATTTGTTTAGCTCATGGTTGCCTACGTTTGTAGACAAAGAAAGTATTAAACATTTTAGGAATTGTGGCACTGCCCTGAACGATTTGGAGCTGTAGGAATGAGCTTGCTTTAAAAAAAACCTTTCACTTTGAATTGGTTGAACTCTCATCGATTCAgatagttgatacgtctccaattaATGTATATGTAACTGTCTAACTATTTATGCTATATTCACATCAATTGTATATGATCTTGGCATTTTTTATATAACATTTATTGGACTAACATATTAGTTCAGCGCCAATGCAAGTTTTTGTTTCCTAGTGTTTTTTGCACATTCCAGAAAAGGAATTTTTGGGAGcgcaaaaataataataaataaaataCGTCGGCAAGATTCACCCCTAGGAGAGCCTTAGGGGTCTTGGCCccacctggggggggggggggggggggggagccaGAGGGGGCCCACATGCCTCTCTCTCATGCGCCCCCGGGCTGCAAGCTGAGGTTGCGTGTCTACGTAACAGATCCCTTGGTAGCATCCTTTTTCCTCAGGCTTGCTTTGGAAGTTTTGCCACCGTCCTATTTTTTCTCTAGATTTTTCAGAGTTAGGAACTCCGTGGAGGAGATAAAATGGTGACAGGACTCATATTTCAACATCTAGAAAAATACTGCTCAAGCAGGGAGCCAATCTCAAAGGGGGCTCTCACCTTTCGGGGGGCATAAAAATCAATGAATAAAGGAGAAACCTTCCCCCACCTAGGGCTAGGGGGAAGCCAAGAAAGAAGGAGGGGacctctctcccccctctcttccggtggtgTCTGAGTGCGTCGGGGGAACTATCATCACCATCGCTATCGTCTCCATTGACTCCATCAACTTCACCACCATCACCATCGCCTTTTCCTCAATATATATAGTGGTACACTCTCCAACAAACCTCTGTAATTCCGTACTTAAACATGGTATTTGAtttaataaattatttattaatgaTTTGTTGAATTTCTATTATGTTTGAGTATACCCTTTTTGTCTGATGGCGATTGGTGATCTATTATGATTGGTTTGAATTGTATGTTATGATATGTcgatgtcctttggtgcccattaTAATAGTGTGCTCATGTGTGAATCACACTTTAGGTTTAGTAGTATGTTGAGATAGATATGCATAGGGAGGCCGGAGTGACATAAATTAAAAACCTGAGTGTAGTAGTTTATGCCATGGCTGGGCTTTACCTTAATGAATTCTTAGTAGGTGTGTATGTTTGCTAAGGGTTTCAATCTTAAGAACATGTTGTTAATGGATTTTTGCTGCATGTTAATTAGCATAGGCCTCTCCCACATATACAACTACAACACATTATTATCAGACTAGTATCATAACCAATTGCCTAGGCATAATTTTGCAACACCTACCACCGCTACTCCACACTCGCTTTCTCTAAAACTTGCAAGCTATCTTTTACTAGAAGGTCTAGGAAAAGCAAAGTTCATTGTACGTGGGGTTGTATCACCTCATTTTAGTTTCAACACTCCATATTTACCACCTCCACTTGAGAAAGTGCTACAATACTTCATGGGGATTATCAATAGTAAAGAGGAGATAAACtatgagtgtgtgtgtgtgtgtaaaaCTCCGCAAGAAAGTTACAAATGAGGTCTTTCGAGTAGCACAAGGATCCCACTTGGGGTTTCTTTATCTTCCTGTCTGTTAAACGAAAGCTGGAAAATCCTGGAGAAGCGAAGAAGTTGTCAAAGGTTTTTCTATTCCTCCAGTTTGTAGTCTTCATTGCTCCATTCTGGCGAGAGGACTAAAAAGGGGCAATCTCTAGGAGAGAGAAGGCACTATTCCATCCCGACAGACGATGCCTTTGTCCGCCATCGTTGttccagagagagagagagagagaggaccgCGGGGAGGTAAAGTATGCTCAAGGAAATTATTATTTTCTAGTTGAGATAGGGATGCATCCACACTCCAGTGACCCAATAGCGACAGAGACCCTAAGAATGCTCATAATTGACCTGCCTTACATGTTTGAAGGATCTATGTTTTTTTTGCAGGGAACTATGGTTATATATATATCCTACAAAAAACAAAGGAGTTATAATCATAATCCACGGGAATTTCTTTATATATTATTTTCAACGGCAATACACATCTCATTCATATAATAAAGAGAACAGTACAAGCGACATAGACACCAACACAAAGTGGTAAGACAATAGAACGCTTGTTTTAGCCCAAAGGACCCCCAAACAAGAAGGAAACTTACAATCAATACCGAATAACCCGCTGTGCATGTTACCAACATCTATCACCCGCCTCTGGCACCACCACAGGGACCCCCTAAGAAAAGGGGGATAGATCACCTCTTCAACCGAGCTCGAGGCAGCTCCATTGTTGATCTGTAGCCCTGCGGACCTCCAAAGTAGCTCGCCAAAGGTGAAGCCCTGCCTTGAAAGAATTTGGCTGGGACAACACCCGAGACACGCCATAGAACTCTAAATTTGGGACCCCCGTGATAGAACCTCAAAGGAGGAAACCTGGCCCACTAGCCTTCAATTATGAATTGATTGTCTTTGAGCTGTTGTAGACATAGACCACCACTGGCACCTTTTCCTAAACAACCTCTCATACTTTGTGCCAATGCCAGAGTGAACGACGCCGCAACGGCAGAGCCTGAGGACACAAGTCCACAACAAGGATGTTGTCCCCACCACGCCATCCCCGCTTGAACAATCTTGCACTCGGATCCATCATTGACCACATAGCAGAACACCACATCGGAAAAGGATTTGGAACTCCTTTATTCAATGCTGTTGTCACCCTCGTCAGAGCGAAGATGTGGTGCGGCAACAAACCTAACCTACGAAGACCCTAAACCTAGAGCTACATAGGTCTGCAAGTGTGAGATCTGTGACCCTGTCATGACCGATGATCAAGAAGTCCTCGTAGGGCCGAGCCCATAGGTGTGCAAACTGTGTGGCTAGCACAGGGCCCATAAATTTTGGGTGCCTCAAAATTTTATATAGGCCTATTATATTTCTTCCGGGCATTGGGCCGCGCATGGTGCTGGGCCATGGTACGTTCTGTCTCCATGTAGTCAAGCATCCCGGCCTCCTAGGCCGCCTCCTCGATGCTTCATGGATCGGAAACCGAACAGGATCATCGGATAGATCGCATCCAAAGGAAGGCTTCCTTCAAATTAAAATCCATAGGAAGGCAGGCGAGGCGGCGCATCGAGGAAAAGGCAGGGCGCAGGCGAGATGGCGCATCCAGAACTTATCAAAATCGATCGCATCCAACTCCAGAGTCGCGACAGGCGACACGGCGACAAGTAGGGCAACGAGCCTACCACttctgatttacttcatctactCAACATGTTTCTCTCGCCAAAACAGTTAGCCGGCCGCAGTCCCACTGATTAACTTTGGCTCCTAGAGGCCTACACCTAATTTCTGAATTCTAATTAATTTTTGGCAGGGATCGTTACTTCATTAAGATCAGTTCTTGCCTCCTTAGTTACAGATCACACTAGTGAGATAGGGCCTCATTTTTTAGTTTCGAACAGGGCCTCGGATTTTGCCGGCCCGCCCTTGTGTCCT
Protein-coding sequences here:
- the LOC125506093 gene encoding zinc finger A20 and AN1 domain-containing stress-associated protein 7-like; the encoded protein is MAHHASATTAQKRKCPDGETAGMCAGGCGFFGAAATGNMCSKCYKDHLLAASTAPPEKKAKMAVSVASADAAVEVEPSVASAKLPAVRASRCAACRKKVGLLGFLCRCEGTFCSVHRYSDKHDCGFDYKTAGQERIAKHNPVVVADKMTGRI